GCCAAAGCTGGGTTTATTAAATAACTTGCCAATTACGACTTACTAACGGAAAGATTATGAGCTTAAACAGCGCACAAGAAATCATCGACGACATCAAAGCCGGTAAGATGGTCATTCTGATGGATGATGAAGACCGGGAAAATGAAGGCGATCTGATCATTGCGGCAGAGCATATCACGCCAGAAGCAATTAACTTTATGGCGACTTATGGCCGTGGCCTGATCTGTCTGACAATGACGCAGGAACGTTGCCAGCAGCTTGACTTACCGCTGATGGTTAAAAATAACGGCGCTCAGTTTTCAACCAACTTCACTATGTCGATAGAAGCTGCAAAAGGGGTGACAACCGGTATTTCAGCGGCTGATCGTGCCCGTACCGTGCAGGCGGCAGTAGCCAAAGGTGCGGTGCCTGAAGACATTGTGCAGCCAGGTCATATCTTTCCAATTATGGCACAGCCTGGTGGCGTTTTGACTCGCGCCGGTCATACTGAAGCAGGTTGCGATTTAGCACGCTTGGCCGGTCTTGAAGCGTCTTCTGTGATTGTTGAGATCCTCAACCCGGATGGCACCATGGCGAGACGCCCTGAGCTGGAAGTATTTGCGAAAGAGCATGACATTAAAATTGGCACCATTGCCGATTTAATCGAATATCGTAACCTTAACGAGACGACAATTGAAAAGGTCGCGCAGTGTAAATTACCGACTGAATACGGTGAGTTTGACCTGGTCACATACAAAGACACCATAGATAACCAGTTGCACTATGCATTGCTTAAGGGCGAAGTCAGTGCGGATGAGGCAACATTAGTTCGGGTTCATTTGCAAAGTACATTCAATGATACGCTGCTTTCTGACCGCAGTGCCGATCGTAGCTGGACCTTGCATGGGGCAATGAAATACATCGCCAACAATGAAGGCGTGTTGGTTATCCTGGGCAAACAAGAGAAAACCGAAGATCTGGAACAGCTGGTTAAGGCGTTTGCAGCAGAAGACGCCGGAGAGAAGCCGAACTATCGCAAATTCCAGGGCACGTCGAGAACCGTCGGTGTTGGCTCTCAAATTCTTGCTGATCTGGGGATCAGCAAAATGCGCCTGATGAGCTTACCGAAAAAATATCACGCCTTGTCAGGTTTCCACTTAGAAGTCGTCGATTACGTCGAACCTCAATAATTTACGAATAACAGCACGAGCGCCTGTTGGGGATTTCCCTGTAGGCGTTTCGTCTTTTTCTATGCTATTATGCGCCTCAATTTGGCAATTGCTTATACTAGATTAGGAATCATCTAAT
This genomic window from Pseudoalteromonas rubra contains:
- the ribBA gene encoding bifunctional 3,4-dihydroxy-2-butanone-4-phosphate synthase/GTP cyclohydrolase II — encoded protein: MSLNSAQEIIDDIKAGKMVILMDDEDRENEGDLIIAAEHITPEAINFMATYGRGLICLTMTQERCQQLDLPLMVKNNGAQFSTNFTMSIEAAKGVTTGISAADRARTVQAAVAKGAVPEDIVQPGHIFPIMAQPGGVLTRAGHTEAGCDLARLAGLEASSVIVEILNPDGTMARRPELEVFAKEHDIKIGTIADLIEYRNLNETTIEKVAQCKLPTEYGEFDLVTYKDTIDNQLHYALLKGEVSADEATLVRVHLQSTFNDTLLSDRSADRSWTLHGAMKYIANNEGVLVILGKQEKTEDLEQLVKAFAAEDAGEKPNYRKFQGTSRTVGVGSQILADLGISKMRLMSLPKKYHALSGFHLEVVDYVEPQ